CGCGGGCAACAGGTGGGCGACGTCGCCGCCCCAGGTCGCGACCTCCTTGACCAGCGAGGAGGACAGGAAGCTGTAGGTGGGGTTGGTCGGGACGAACAGCGTCTCGACGCCCGACAGGCCCATGTTCATCTGGGCCATCTGGAGCTCGTAGTCGAAGTCGCTGACGGCACGCAGGCCCTTGACGATGGCCGGGATGTCCCGCTGCTTGCAGAAGTCGACGAGCAGCCCGTGGAAGGCCTCGACCTCGATGTTGCCGTAGTCCGCGACCGCCTCGCGGATCAGCTCGATCCGCTCCTCGACGGTGAACAGGCCCTTCTTCGACTGGTTGATCATCACGGCGACGTGCACGACGTCGTAGAGCCTGGAGGCGCGTCCGATGATGTCGAGGTGTCCGTTGGTGATGGGGTCGAAGGACCCGGGACAGACGGCGCGGCGCAACTGAGCTCCCTCGTTCATGAGTCTTCGCTGGTGAAGGCGGCGCGACCGTACCAAAGGGTGCCCTCGCCGTACTTCCGCGACCGGAGCGGCTCGAAGCCCTCGGGCCACGGGAAGGCGCCGCTCCTCGTGCTGCGCTCCACGGTGACGAGCGCGTCGTCCGTGAGCCAGCCATTGGACCGGAGT
This genomic window from Streptomyces sp. NBC_01351 contains:
- the coaD gene encoding pantetheine-phosphate adenylyltransferase, whose product is MRRAVCPGSFDPITNGHLDIIGRASRLYDVVHVAVMINQSKKGLFTVEERIELIREAVADYGNIEVEAFHGLLVDFCKQRDIPAIVKGLRAVSDFDYELQMAQMNMGLSGVETLFVPTNPTYSFLSSSLVKEVATWGGDVAHLLPAHVHTALMERLRNR